From a single Solanum dulcamara chromosome 4, daSolDulc1.2, whole genome shotgun sequence genomic region:
- the LOC129886104 gene encoding uncharacterized protein LOC129886104 isoform X2 has product MGVNEKLLHLHNQNKVRHPLAVSRHALCDLSNVSPVVFLYLLKECYVYGTCKATAKFRVLQQQAYGFLHNDPQPGAAIFVAQCLYVLPIFESHCEGFSHLIISALRHFLKVGNGMNGIYKAKLLAAKLFLAIVDGTLHHEERVLVKILEVFDVSLSNIEKAMYDTDEKGHTCQMAKVLVEQYISRLVESQSYMTAVSLLEHFSIRESGESFLLKMLDSNEYRAAEKWATFMGKPILCTLVREYVNRKLQKHAFDVIRQNNLREEFPEIYHQYKESKLKKLAEKGCWDVAEARINDDRQLLEYLVYLAMEAGYMEKVEELCERYSLEGFINVKELEESIPTHRYLELDELSIKDVVWVDEANGLLDATYDIEECKVVGIDCEWKPNYEKGSPPNKVSIIQIASDYKVYILDLIKLYGDAPDVLDDCLTRILHSPRVLKLGYNFQCDVKQLALSYGKLQCFKHYDMLLDIQNVFKEPRGGLSGLAKKILGTGLNKTRRNSNWEQRPLTQFQLEYAALDAAVLIHIFRHVRGYTQSSGDQDGHSKIEWKSHIASHTDNSKISKKEAKRRKAMAKAKTDKAPQSVETKELTEQT; this is encoded by the exons ATGGGTGTGAATGAAAAACTTTTACACCtgcacaatcaaaataaagttcGACATCCCTTGGCTGTATCCAGGCATGCTTTGTGCGATCTATCCAATGTTTCTCCAGTGGTTTTCCTCTACCTCTTAAAGGAATGCTATGTCTACG GAACATGCAAGGCGACTGCCAAGTTTCGAGTTCTGCAACAGCAAGCATATGGGTTTTTGCACAATGATCCTCAACCTGGAGCAGCCATCTTTGTTGCGCAGTGCCTGTATGTGTTACCTATATTTGAGTCACACTGTGAAGGATTCAGTCATTTGATAATATCTGCTCTTCGTCATTTCCTGAAAGTGGGAAATGGCATGAATGGTATATACAAAGCTAAACTTTTGGCTGCCAAATTATTTCTTGCCATTGTTGATGGTACTCTGCATCATGAAGAAAGAGTCCTAGTCAAAATCCTTGAAGTTTTTGATGTCAGTCTGTCAAACATAGAAAAAGCTATGTATGACACAGATGAGAAGGGTCACACATGCCAGATGGCTAAGGTATTGGTTGAACAATATATTTCTAGGTTAGTAGAATCCCAGTCTTACATGACTGCTGTTTCATTGTTGGAACACTTCTCTATCCGGGAATCTGGTGAATCTTTTCTACTTAAAATGTTGGATAGCAACGAATACAGAGCGGCAGAAAAGTGGGCAACTTTTATGGGGAAGCCAATCTTATGCACTCTTGTCCGAGAATACGTCAACAGAAAACTGCAAAAGCACGCATTTGATGTTATAAGGCAAAACAATCTTCGGGAGGAGTTCCCagaaatatatcatcaatacaaAGAAAG CAAACTGAAGAAGCTAGCAGAAAAGGGTTGCTGGGATGTTGCTGAGGCAAGGATAAATGATGATCGACAACTTCTTGAGTACCTG GTATATTTGGCTATGGAAGCTGGTTACATGGAGAAGGTTGAGGAACTCTGCGAACGGTATTCCCTTGAAGGTTTCATAAATGTCAAAG AGCTTGAGGAAAGTATTCCAACACACCGATACTTGGAGCTTGATGAATTGTCAATAAAGGATGTAGTCTGGGTAGATGAAGCGAATGGCTTGCTTGATGCTACATACGACATTGAAGAATGTAAAGTTGTGGGCATTGACTGTGAGTGGAAGCCTAATTACGAAAAGGGAAGCCCACCTAACAAG GTTTCCATCATTCAGATTGCTTCAGACTACAAAGTTTATATACTAGATCTCATAAAGTTATATGGAGATGCTCCAGATGTACTGGATGACTGCTTAACCCGCATATTGCATTCTCCAAGAGTACTGAAGCTTG GCTACAACTTCCAGTGTGATGTGAAGCAGCTTGCTTTATCTTATGGGAAGTTGCAATGCTTCAAGCACTATGACATGCTGCTCGATATCCAGAATGTGTTCAAAGAACCAAGAGGTGGTCTCTCTGGTCTGGCAAAG AAAATATTGGGTACTGGATTGAATAAAACAAGAAGGAATAGCAACTGGGAGCAACGGCCTTTAACTCAGTTTCAG CTAGAATATGCTGCTCTTGATGCTGCTGTTCTTATCCACATATTTCGTCATGTTCGTGGCTACACACAATCTAGTGGTGACCAGGATGGGCATTCCAAAATTGAGTGGAAGTCTCACATT GCTTCCCACACTGATAATTCGAAGATCTCCAAAAAAGAAGCTAAAAGGCGAAAGGCCATGGCCAAGGCCAAAACTGATAAAGCTCCACAAAGCGTCGAGACTAAGGAGCTTACCGAACAAACTTGA
- the LOC129886104 gene encoding uncharacterized protein LOC129886104 isoform X1, with translation MKCLLWSIPCAYLPCKLDPHHDASRKLRKLSNSRLANPLLQLLCPSPGFFYFWFLQLSTMGVNEKLLHLHNQNKVRHPLAVSRHALCDLSNVSPVVFLYLLKECYVYGTCKATAKFRVLQQQAYGFLHNDPQPGAAIFVAQCLYVLPIFESHCEGFSHLIISALRHFLKVGNGMNGIYKAKLLAAKLFLAIVDGTLHHEERVLVKILEVFDVSLSNIEKAMYDTDEKGHTCQMAKVLVEQYISRLVESQSYMTAVSLLEHFSIRESGESFLLKMLDSNEYRAAEKWATFMGKPILCTLVREYVNRKLQKHAFDVIRQNNLREEFPEIYHQYKESKLKKLAEKGCWDVAEARINDDRQLLEYLVYLAMEAGYMEKVEELCERYSLEGFINVKELEESIPTHRYLELDELSIKDVVWVDEANGLLDATYDIEECKVVGIDCEWKPNYEKGSPPNKVSIIQIASDYKVYILDLIKLYGDAPDVLDDCLTRILHSPRVLKLGYNFQCDVKQLALSYGKLQCFKHYDMLLDIQNVFKEPRGGLSGLAKKILGTGLNKTRRNSNWEQRPLTQFQLEYAALDAAVLIHIFRHVRGYTQSSGDQDGHSKIEWKSHIASHTDNSKISKKEAKRRKAMAKAKTDKAPQSVETKELTEQT, from the exons ATGAAGTGTCTTCTTTGGTCCATTCCGTGCGCTTACTTGCCTTGCAAATTGGATCCTCACCATGATGCTTCTAGAAAGCTTAGAAAG CTCTCAAACTCAAGACTAGCAAATCCTCTGCTCCAGCTCCTATGCCCAAGTCCAG GTTTTTTCTACTTCTGGTTTCTTCAACTTTCTACCATGGGTGTGAATGAAAAACTTTTACACCtgcacaatcaaaataaagttcGACATCCCTTGGCTGTATCCAGGCATGCTTTGTGCGATCTATCCAATGTTTCTCCAGTGGTTTTCCTCTACCTCTTAAAGGAATGCTATGTCTACG GAACATGCAAGGCGACTGCCAAGTTTCGAGTTCTGCAACAGCAAGCATATGGGTTTTTGCACAATGATCCTCAACCTGGAGCAGCCATCTTTGTTGCGCAGTGCCTGTATGTGTTACCTATATTTGAGTCACACTGTGAAGGATTCAGTCATTTGATAATATCTGCTCTTCGTCATTTCCTGAAAGTGGGAAATGGCATGAATGGTATATACAAAGCTAAACTTTTGGCTGCCAAATTATTTCTTGCCATTGTTGATGGTACTCTGCATCATGAAGAAAGAGTCCTAGTCAAAATCCTTGAAGTTTTTGATGTCAGTCTGTCAAACATAGAAAAAGCTATGTATGACACAGATGAGAAGGGTCACACATGCCAGATGGCTAAGGTATTGGTTGAACAATATATTTCTAGGTTAGTAGAATCCCAGTCTTACATGACTGCTGTTTCATTGTTGGAACACTTCTCTATCCGGGAATCTGGTGAATCTTTTCTACTTAAAATGTTGGATAGCAACGAATACAGAGCGGCAGAAAAGTGGGCAACTTTTATGGGGAAGCCAATCTTATGCACTCTTGTCCGAGAATACGTCAACAGAAAACTGCAAAAGCACGCATTTGATGTTATAAGGCAAAACAATCTTCGGGAGGAGTTCCCagaaatatatcatcaatacaaAGAAAG CAAACTGAAGAAGCTAGCAGAAAAGGGTTGCTGGGATGTTGCTGAGGCAAGGATAAATGATGATCGACAACTTCTTGAGTACCTG GTATATTTGGCTATGGAAGCTGGTTACATGGAGAAGGTTGAGGAACTCTGCGAACGGTATTCCCTTGAAGGTTTCATAAATGTCAAAG AGCTTGAGGAAAGTATTCCAACACACCGATACTTGGAGCTTGATGAATTGTCAATAAAGGATGTAGTCTGGGTAGATGAAGCGAATGGCTTGCTTGATGCTACATACGACATTGAAGAATGTAAAGTTGTGGGCATTGACTGTGAGTGGAAGCCTAATTACGAAAAGGGAAGCCCACCTAACAAG GTTTCCATCATTCAGATTGCTTCAGACTACAAAGTTTATATACTAGATCTCATAAAGTTATATGGAGATGCTCCAGATGTACTGGATGACTGCTTAACCCGCATATTGCATTCTCCAAGAGTACTGAAGCTTG GCTACAACTTCCAGTGTGATGTGAAGCAGCTTGCTTTATCTTATGGGAAGTTGCAATGCTTCAAGCACTATGACATGCTGCTCGATATCCAGAATGTGTTCAAAGAACCAAGAGGTGGTCTCTCTGGTCTGGCAAAG AAAATATTGGGTACTGGATTGAATAAAACAAGAAGGAATAGCAACTGGGAGCAACGGCCTTTAACTCAGTTTCAG CTAGAATATGCTGCTCTTGATGCTGCTGTTCTTATCCACATATTTCGTCATGTTCGTGGCTACACACAATCTAGTGGTGACCAGGATGGGCATTCCAAAATTGAGTGGAAGTCTCACATT GCTTCCCACACTGATAATTCGAAGATCTCCAAAAAAGAAGCTAAAAGGCGAAAGGCCATGGCCAAGGCCAAAACTGATAAAGCTCCACAAAGCGTCGAGACTAAGGAGCTTACCGAACAAACTTGA